The Hyphomicrobiales bacterium genome has a window encoding:
- a CDS encoding Glucokinase, whose protein sequence is MTALVSDIGGTNTRLGLVENGQLVSSTLRSFANRDFADYESVLDTYLGELGQRRLDACCVALAGLPTADGAELTNHDWIVSRAGVRAATGAASIGFINDFEALGYSLIAPERLDTRVVFAAAGPTPANGTRMVLGAGTGFNAAACFRPAFGTVPHVAAAECGHTTLAIEGEEECRLQRALAAGRGRASVERALSGNGLREIYAWVCERDGRPGNAATGAEISAGAIARSDEQAVAAVEIFLRLLGRVAGDLALVFLPHGGIYLSGGVCRALAPLIVGTSVFRDAFHAKGRMSSSMSDFSAHLLLDDRAALQGCVAWLRIAAQAEGAPG, encoded by the coding sequence ATGACGGCGCTCGTTTCCGACATCGGCGGCACGAACACCAGGCTGGGACTCGTCGAGAACGGCCAGCTCGTATCGTCGACGCTGCGCAGCTTCGCCAACAGGGATTTCGCCGACTACGAGAGCGTCCTCGACACCTATCTCGGTGAGCTCGGCCAACGGCGGCTGGACGCCTGCTGCGTCGCCCTCGCCGGCCTCCCGACCGCCGACGGAGCGGAACTCACCAACCACGACTGGATCGTGTCTCGGGCCGGCGTGCGCGCTGCGACGGGCGCGGCCTCCATCGGCTTCATCAACGACTTCGAGGCTTTGGGCTATTCCCTCATCGCCCCGGAACGTCTCGATACGCGCGTGGTGTTCGCCGCGGCCGGGCCGACACCTGCGAACGGAACGCGCATGGTCCTGGGCGCCGGCACGGGCTTCAACGCCGCAGCCTGCTTCCGGCCAGCCTTCGGAACGGTGCCCCATGTCGCCGCGGCGGAATGCGGCCACACGACGCTGGCGATCGAAGGCGAGGAGGAATGCCGTCTCCAGCGCGCCCTGGCGGCGGGCCGCGGCCGCGCCTCGGTCGAACGGGCGCTCTCCGGCAACGGGTTGCGCGAGATCTATGCATGGGTCTGCGAGCGCGACGGCCGCCCGGGCAACGCGGCGACGGGCGCAGAGATTTCAGCCGGCGCGATCGCACGAAGCGACGAACAGGCCGTCGCGGCCGTCGAGATCTTCCTGCGCCTGCTCGGGCGCGTCGCGGGCGATCTCGCCCTCGTCTTCCTGCCGCATGGCGGCATCTATCTGTCCGGCGGCGTCTGCCGGGCCCTCGCCCCGCTCATCGTCGGAACAAGCGTGTTCCGCGACGCCTTCCATGCCAAGGGCCGCATGAGCTCATCCATGTCGGATTTCAGCGCCCATCTCCTGCTCGACGATCGCGCGGCCTTGCAGGGCTGCGTCGCGTGGCTGCGGATCGCCGCGCAAGCGGAAGGGGCTCCGGGTTAG
- a CDS encoding Single-stranded-DNA-specific exonuclease recJ: protein MSLIQQSRIFLGVTRSVLGRPWRDRLDTAGLGQAEALSQREGLSDILSRLLASRGVEPAEAARFLEPKLRDLLPDPAVLTDMAPAALRLARAAARGERVAIFGDYDVDGACSSALLAGFLMQAGARPRIHIPDRLIEGYGPNSDAIRMLAGEGATLLVTVDCGTTSEEPLAEARRLGLDVVVLDHHQAPERLPAVEALVNPNRQDDLSGLGHLCAAGVVFLALVATSRELRRQGHWAAGGEPDLLAALDLVALATVADVVPLLGLNRAFVRQGLAVMRSRARPGLAALMDVSGLDGPIQPWHLGFLLGPRINAGGRIGDAALGARLLLSDDEVEARAIAAELNRLNQERQEIERLAVLEAVSQAEHELAGMADLPVLLAGSADWHPGIVGLVAARLKERFRRPAFALALDGEGGATGSGRSVGGVDLGRAVRAAVEAGLAVKGGGHAMAAGVTLASGQAAPFHAFLNDHLAREVGAAEEAEALLIDAALSAGGASPRLIAETEKAGPFGSGSPEPVFVFPAHRLTDAIEIGSGGHVRIKLRSGDGASIGGIAFRAAQEPLGQALLAARGEIVHLAATLSLNRWGGNETAELRILDLARPA, encoded by the coding sequence ATGAGTCTGATACAGCAGTCCCGTATTTTTCTGGGTGTGACCCGTTCCGTGCTCGGCCGTCCTTGGCGCGACCGGCTCGATACCGCGGGCCTCGGCCAGGCGGAGGCGCTGTCCCAGCGCGAGGGGTTGTCCGACATCCTGTCGCGCCTGCTCGCGTCCCGCGGCGTCGAGCCGGCCGAGGCCGCGCGTTTCCTCGAGCCGAAACTGCGTGACCTTCTGCCGGATCCCGCGGTCCTGACAGACATGGCGCCCGCCGCTTTGCGGCTCGCACGGGCGGCGGCCCGTGGCGAACGGGTCGCGATCTTCGGCGACTACGATGTCGATGGCGCCTGCTCCTCCGCCTTGCTCGCCGGCTTCCTGATGCAGGCCGGCGCCCGCCCGCGCATCCACATTCCCGATCGGCTGATCGAGGGCTACGGCCCCAACAGCGACGCGATCCGCATGCTGGCGGGCGAGGGCGCGACCCTGCTCGTCACCGTCGATTGCGGGACGACCAGCGAGGAGCCGCTGGCGGAGGCGCGCCGGCTCGGCCTCGATGTCGTCGTGCTCGACCACCATCAGGCGCCCGAGCGCCTGCCGGCCGTCGAGGCGCTGGTCAATCCGAACCGTCAGGACGATCTCTCCGGCCTCGGCCATCTCTGCGCCGCCGGCGTCGTCTTTCTGGCCCTCGTCGCGACCAGCCGTGAACTGCGCCGGCAGGGTCATTGGGCCGCGGGCGGCGAGCCCGATCTGCTGGCGGCGCTGGATCTTGTCGCGCTGGCGACCGTGGCTGATGTCGTGCCGCTGCTCGGGCTGAACCGCGCCTTCGTGCGGCAGGGACTGGCGGTGATGCGCAGCCGTGCCCGGCCGGGCCTCGCGGCGCTGATGGACGTCTCGGGGCTCGACGGCCCGATCCAGCCCTGGCATCTCGGCTTCCTGCTCGGGCCGCGCATCAATGCGGGCGGGCGCATCGGCGACGCGGCACTCGGCGCGCGCCTGCTTCTGAGCGATGACGAGGTCGAGGCCCGTGCCATTGCCGCCGAACTCAATCGCCTCAATCAGGAACGTCAGGAGATCGAGCGGCTTGCGGTGCTGGAAGCCGTCTCCCAGGCCGAGCATGAGCTCGCCGGCATGGCCGATCTGCCGGTGCTGCTCGCCGGCAGCGCCGACTGGCACCCCGGCATCGTCGGTCTGGTGGCGGCGCGGTTGAAGGAGCGCTTCCGCCGCCCGGCCTTCGCTCTGGCACTGGACGGGGAGGGCGGAGCGACCGGTTCGGGCCGCTCCGTCGGGGGCGTCGATCTCGGCCGGGCCGTGCGGGCCGCCGTCGAGGCCGGGCTTGCGGTCAAGGGTGGGGGCCATGCCATGGCAGCCGGCGTCACGCTGGCGAGCGGGCAGGCCGCGCCGTTCCACGCCTTCCTCAACGATCATCTCGCACGCGAGGTCGGCGCCGCGGAGGAGGCGGAGGCTCTCCTGATCGACGCGGCGCTCAGCGCGGGCGGCGCCAGCCCGCGACTCATCGCCGAGACCGAGAAGGCGGGGCCGTTCGGTTCCGGCAGCCCGGAGCCGGTCTTCGTCTTTCCGGCGCATCGGCTGACCGATGCCATCGAGATCGGCAGCGGCGGCCATGTCCGCATCAAGCTGCGCTCGGGCGACGGCGCCAGCATCGGCGGCATCGCCTTCCGGGCGGCGCAGGAGCCGCTGGGGCAGGCCCTGCTCGCGGCGCGGGGCGAGATCGTGCACCTGGCCGCGACGCTTTCGCTCAACCGTTGGGGCGGCAACGAGACGGCGGAACTGCGTATCCTCGATCTCGCCCGTCCGGCCTGA
- a CDS encoding KsdD-like steroid dehydrogenase MSMEG_5835 has translation MQHETDVAIVGAGLSGLVAACEIAEAGRKVVLLDQEPEQSLGGQAFWSLGGLFFVDSPEQRRLRIRDSRALAGDDWFGSAGFDRAEDAWPRRWAEAYLDFAAGEKRSWLHAMGMRWFPVVGWAERGGGLATSHGNSVPRFHVTWGTGPGVLEPFLRRAREAQAKGLLSFRFRHRVTGLTRSGGAVDGVEGEVLEPSDVARGEKSGRGVSGSFRLKAQAVIVTSGGIGANHALVRANWPARLGTPPARLLSGVPDHVDGAMLAVAQAAGGKLINGDRMWHYVEGIANWAPIWPRHGIRILPGPSSLWFDARGDRLPVPLFPGLDTLATLEHILKTGHGYSWFVLNRSIIAKEFALSGSEQNPDLTGKSWRQVLGRAGGGVPGPVQAFMDKGEDFIVDSDFSRLVARMNALAGETLIDEAHLRSQIEARDRALANPFGKDLQVTALRGARNYLGDKLIRTAKPHRILDPAHGPLIAVRLNILTRKSLGGLMTDLSSRVLDKAGEPVAGLYAAGEAAGFGGGGVHGYRALEGTFLGGCIFSGRAAGRAAAGAVG, from the coding sequence ATGCAGCACGAAACCGATGTGGCGATCGTCGGCGCGGGACTTTCGGGCCTCGTCGCGGCCTGCGAAATCGCCGAGGCCGGGCGCAAGGTCGTGCTGCTCGATCAGGAGCCGGAGCAATCGCTGGGCGGGCAGGCCTTCTGGTCGCTCGGCGGCCTGTTCTTCGTCGACAGCCCCGAGCAGCGCCGTTTGCGCATCCGCGATTCCCGCGCTCTGGCGGGAGACGATTGGTTCGGCTCAGCCGGCTTCGATCGCGCCGAGGACGCGTGGCCGCGACGCTGGGCGGAGGCCTATCTCGACTTCGCCGCCGGCGAAAAACGCAGCTGGCTGCATGCGATGGGCATGCGCTGGTTCCCGGTCGTGGGCTGGGCCGAGCGCGGAGGCGGCTTGGCGACGAGCCATGGCAACTCGGTGCCGCGCTTCCATGTGACCTGGGGAACGGGACCCGGCGTGCTGGAGCCCTTCCTGCGCCGGGCAAGAGAGGCACAGGCGAAGGGTCTTCTTTCATTCCGCTTCCGCCATCGCGTCACCGGCCTAACGCGCAGCGGCGGCGCCGTCGACGGCGTCGAAGGCGAGGTTCTGGAGCCAAGCGATGTCGCGCGGGGCGAGAAGAGCGGGCGCGGTGTCAGCGGCTCCTTCCGGCTCAAGGCGCAGGCCGTGATCGTCACCTCCGGCGGCATCGGCGCTAATCACGCGCTCGTCCGCGCGAACTGGCCGGCGCGGCTCGGCACGCCCCCGGCCCGGCTGCTCTCCGGCGTGCCGGATCATGTCGACGGCGCGATGCTCGCCGTGGCGCAGGCGGCCGGGGGGAAGCTGATCAACGGCGACCGGATGTGGCACTATGTCGAGGGCATCGCCAACTGGGCGCCGATCTGGCCGCGCCATGGCATCCGCATCCTGCCGGGTCCCTCCTCGCTGTGGTTCGACGCGCGTGGCGATCGGCTTCCGGTCCCGCTCTTTCCCGGCTTGGATACGCTCGCCACGCTTGAGCACATACTGAAGACCGGCCATGGCTATTCATGGTTCGTGCTGAACCGCAGCATCATCGCCAAGGAATTCGCCCTGTCCGGCTCCGAGCAGAACCCGGACCTGACCGGCAAGAGCTGGCGGCAGGTGCTCGGCCGCGCCGGAGGCGGGGTGCCCGGCCCGGTGCAGGCCTTCATGGACAAGGGCGAGGATTTCATCGTCGACAGCGATTTCAGCCGCCTCGTGGCACGCATGAACGCGCTGGCCGGCGAAACACTGATCGACGAGGCGCATCTGCGCAGTCAGATCGAGGCGCGCGACCGGGCGCTGGCCAATCCCTTCGGCAAGGATCTGCAGGTGACGGCGCTGCGCGGGGCCCGCAACTATCTCGGCGACAAGCTCATCCGGACGGCGAAGCCCCACCGTATCCTCGATCCGGCCCATGGCCCGCTGATCGCCGTCAGGCTCAACATCCTGACGCGGAAATCGCTCGGCGGCTTGATGACGGATCTGTCGTCGCGCGTGCTGGACAAGGCCGGCGAGCCGGTGGCGGGGCTCTATGCCGCCGGCGAGGCAGCGGGCTTCGGCGGCGGTGGCGTGCATGGCTACCGGGCGCTGGAAGGCACCTTCCTCGGCGGCTGCATTTTCTCGGGCCGCGCCGCGGGGCGAGCCGCGGCGGGGGCTGTCGGATAA
- the glpX gene encoding Fructose-1,6-bisphosphatase class 2, protein MSVDLRISPDQIIERYLSMELVRVTERAAVSAARLRGHGNEKAADQAAVDAMRRELNRLPIDGEIVIGEGERDEAPMLFIGEKVGNKQGPKVHIAVDPLEGTTLCAKDMPGSIAVMAMAGAGSLLYAPDVYMDKIAIGPGYEKGVIDLDASPADNINALAKAKGVKPHEISTLIMDRPRHAKLIEEVRKTGCSIRLITDGDVAGVIFCTQPEKTGIDLYLGIGGAPEGVLAAAALRCVGGQMQGRLILDTEEKRQRAATMGVKDPNKKYDMSEMASGDVIVCATGVTDGGLLSGVKFGKDVIETETLVYRSVTGTVRRIYGEHREFSKFQLD, encoded by the coding sequence ATGTCCGTCGATCTTCGCATCTCCCCCGATCAGATCATCGAGCGCTATCTCTCGATGGAGCTCGTCCGCGTCACCGAGCGGGCCGCCGTCTCCGCCGCCCGCCTGCGCGGCCACGGCAACGAGAAGGCTGCCGACCAGGCCGCCGTCGACGCGATGCGCCGCGAGCTGAACCGCTTGCCCATCGACGGCGAGATCGTGATCGGCGAGGGCGAGCGCGACGAGGCGCCGATGCTCTTCATCGGTGAGAAGGTCGGCAACAAGCAGGGCCCGAAGGTGCATATTGCGGTCGATCCGCTCGAGGGCACCACGCTCTGCGCCAAGGATATGCCGGGCTCGATCGCCGTGATGGCGATGGCCGGCGCCGGCAGCCTGCTCTACGCACCCGACGTCTACATGGACAAGATCGCGATCGGCCCGGGCTACGAAAAGGGCGTGATCGACCTCGACGCCTCGCCGGCCGACAACATCAACGCGCTGGCCAAGGCCAAGGGCGTCAAGCCGCACGAGATCTCGACGCTGATCATGGACCGCCCGCGCCATGCCAAGCTGATCGAGGAAGTCCGCAAGACCGGCTGCTCGATCCGTCTCATCACCGACGGCGACGTCGCCGGCGTGATCTTCTGCACCCAGCCGGAGAAGACCGGCATCGACCTTTATCTCGGCATCGGCGGCGCGCCCGAGGGCGTGCTGGCGGCGGCGGCGCTGCGCTGCGTCGGCGGCCAGATGCAGGGCCGGCTCATCCTCGACACCGAGGAGAAGCGTCAGCGCGCCGCGACCATGGGCGTCAAGGACCCGAACAAGAAATACGACATGTCGGAGATGGCTTCGGGCGACGTCATCGTCTGCGCCACCGGCGTCACCGATGGCGGCCTGCTCTCGGGCGTCAAGTTCGGCAAGGACGTGATCGAGACCGAGACGCTGGTCTATCGCTCGGTCACCGGCACGGTCCGCCGCATCTATGGCGAGCACCGCGAATTCTCGAAGTTCCAGCTCGACTGA
- the hom gene encoding Homoserine dehydrogenase, translated as MTSAALPNASQPLRIGLAGLGTVGASVLKILQRQENALAARCGRAIRVVAVSARDRKRDRGVDLGGLAWFDDPVALAKSDDVDCVVELMGGSDGPAKAAVEAALSAGKHVVTANKALLAAHGVALAELAESKGVALAFEASSAGGIPVVKTLREALAGNNVSRISGILNGTCNYILSRMEQEGLTFEACLKDAQRLGYAEADPTFDVEGFDTAHKLAILTSLAFGTRIDAEAIHVEGISAIAPLDLKMADELGYRIKLLGVAERTKTGIEQRVHPTMVPKSSAIAQVMGVLNAVSVDADAVREITLVGPGAGGDPTASAVVADIADVARGTAGLPFGLPVARLEEAKRAPMQRHEGGYYVRLAVADRPGAAAAIATRMAQADISLESIVQRRSPEAANRDPGGRSGAPVPVVLITYATSESAIRAALEKVTADGHVAEPPQVIRIERE; from the coding sequence ATGACCAGCGCTGCCCTCCCGAACGCCTCCCAGCCTCTGCGCATCGGCCTTGCCGGCCTCGGTACGGTCGGCGCCTCGGTGCTGAAGATCCTGCAACGACAGGAAAATGCGCTGGCGGCACGCTGTGGCCGGGCGATCCGGGTCGTTGCCGTCTCGGCCCGTGATCGCAAGCGTGACCGCGGCGTCGATCTTGGTGGTCTTGCCTGGTTCGACGATCCGGTCGCGCTGGCGAAGTCCGACGATGTCGATTGCGTGGTCGAGCTGATGGGCGGCTCCGACGGCCCGGCCAAGGCCGCTGTCGAGGCGGCGTTGTCGGCCGGCAAGCATGTCGTCACCGCCAACAAGGCGCTGCTCGCGGCCCATGGCGTTGCCTTGGCGGAACTGGCCGAGAGCAAGGGCGTGGCGCTTGCCTTCGAGGCGTCCTCGGCGGGCGGCATCCCGGTCGTGAAGACCCTGCGCGAGGCGCTGGCCGGCAACAATGTCAGCCGCATCTCCGGCATCCTCAACGGCACCTGCAACTACATCCTCTCGCGGATGGAGCAGGAGGGGCTCACCTTCGAGGCCTGCCTGAAGGACGCGCAGCGCCTCGGCTACGCCGAAGCCGATCCGACCTTCGATGTCGAGGGCTTCGACACCGCCCATAAGCTCGCCATCCTCACCAGCCTCGCCTTCGGTACGAGGATCGACGCTGAAGCGATTCATGTCGAAGGCATTTCGGCGATCGCGCCGCTCGATCTGAAGATGGCCGACGAGCTCGGTTACCGCATCAAGCTGCTCGGCGTGGCCGAGCGTACCAAGACCGGGATCGAGCAGCGCGTGCACCCGACGATGGTGCCGAAATCCTCCGCCATCGCGCAGGTGATGGGCGTGCTCAACGCGGTGAGCGTCGATGCCGACGCTGTCCGCGAGATCACGCTGGTCGGGCCGGGCGCCGGCGGCGACCCGACCGCCTCGGCGGTGGTCGCCGACATCGCCGATGTCGCGCGCGGCACGGCGGGGCTGCCGTTCGGCCTGCCCGTCGCTCGCCTCGAGGAAGCGAAGCGCGCGCCGATGCAGCGCCATGAGGGCGGCTATTACGTCCGCCTTGCCGTCGCTGACCGGCCCGGAGCCGCGGCCGCGATCGCGACCCGGATGGCGCAGGCCGATATCTCGCTGGAGAGCATCGTCCAGCGCCGCTCGCCGGAAGCCGCCAACCGCGATCCGGGGGGCCGCTCGGGCGCGCCGGTCCCGGTCGTGCTCATCACCTATGCCACCAGTGAATCCGCCATTCGCGCCGCGCTCGAAAAGGTCACGGCCGATGGCCATGTCGCGGAACCGCCGCAAGTCATCCGCATAGAGCGGGAATAG